One Homo sapiens chromosome 3, GRCh38.p14 Primary Assembly genomic window carries:
- the COL8A1 gene encoding collagen alpha-1(VIII) chain precursor has translation MAVLPGPLQLLGVLLTISLSSIRLIQAGAYYGIKPLPPQIPPQMPPQIPQYQPLGQQVPHMPLAKDGLAMGKEMPHLQYGKEYPHLPQYMKEIQPAPRMGKEAVPKKGKEIPLASLRGEQGPRGEPGPRGPPGPPGLPGHGIPGIKGKPGPQGYPGVGKPGMPGMPGKPGAMGMPGAKGEIGQKGEIGPMGIPGPQGPPGPHGLPGIGKPGGPGLPGQPGPKGDRGPKGLPGPQGLRGPKGDKGFGMPGAPGVKGPPGMHGPPGPVGLPGVGKPGVTGFPGPQGPLGKPGAPGEPGPQGPIGVPGVQGPPGIPGIGKPGQDGIPGQPGFPGGKGEQGLPGLPGPPGLPGIGKPGFPGPKGDRGMGGVPGALGPRGEKGPIGAPGIGGPPGEPGLPGIPGPMGPPGAIGFPGPKGEGGIVGPQGPPGPKGEPGLQGFPGKPGFLGEVGPPGMRGLPGPIGPKGEAGQKGVPGLPGVPGLLGPKGEPGIPGDQGLQGPPGIPGIGGPSGPIGPPGIPGPKGEPGLPGPPGFPGIGKPGVAGLHGPPGKPGALGPQGQPGLPGPPGPPGPPGPPAVMPPTPPPQGEYLPDMGLGIDGVKPPHAYGAKKGKNGGPAYEMPAFTAELTAPFPPVGAPVKFNKLLYNGRQNYNPQTGIFTCEVPGVYYFAYHVHCKGGNVWVALFKNNEPVMYTYDEYKKGFLDQASGSAVLLLRPGDRVFLQMPSEQAAGLYAGQYVHSSFSGYLLYPM, from the exons ATGGCTGTGCTGCCTggccctctgcagctgctgggagTGCTGCTTACCATTTCCCTGAGTTCCATCAGGCTCATTCAGGCTGGTGCCTACTATGGGATCAAGCCGCTGCCACCTCAAATTCCTCCTCAGATGCCACCACAAATTCCACAATACCAGCCCCTGGGTCAGCAAGTACCTCACATGCCTTTGGCCAAAGATGGCCTTGCCATGGGCAAGGAGATGCCCCACTTGCAGTATGGCAAAGAGTATCCACACCTACCCCAATATATGAAGGAAATTCAACCGGCGCCAAGAATGGGCAAGGAAGCCGTACCCAAGAAAGGCAAAG AAATACCATTAGCCAGTTTACGAGGGGAACAAGGTCCCCGTGGAGAGCCTGGCCCAAGAGGACCACCTGGGCCCCCTGGTTTGCCAGGTCATGGGATACCTGGAATTAAAGGAAAACCAGGGCCACAGGGATATCCAGGAGTTGGAAAGCCAGGTATGCCTGGAATGCCAGGGAAGCCAGGAGCCATGGGCATGCCTGGGGCAAAAGGAGAAATTGGACAGAAAGGGGAAATTGGGCCTATGGGGATCCCAGGACCACAAGGACCTCCAGGGCCTCATGGACTTCCTGGCATTGGGAAGCCAGGTGGGCCAGGGTTACCAGGGCAACCAGGACCAAAGGGTGATCGAGGACCCAAAGGACTACCAGGACCTCAAGGCCTTCGGGGTCCTAAAGGAGACAAGGGCTTCGGGATGCCAGGTGCGCCAGGTGTAAAGGGGCCTCCAGGGATGCACGGCCCTCCCGGCCCTGTTGGACTGCCAGGAGTGGGCAAACCAGGAGTGACAGGCTTCCCTGGGCCCCAGGGCCCCCTGGGAAAGCCAGGGGCTCCAGGAGAACCTGGGCCACAAGGCCCTATTGGGGTACCGGGGGTTCAAGGACCTCCTGGGATACCCGGAATTGGAAAGCCAGGCCAGGATGGGATCCCAGGCCAGCCAGGATTTCCAGGTGGCAAAGGGGAGCAAGGACTGCCAGGGCTACCAGGACCCCCAGGCCTTCCAGGGATTGGGAAACCAGGCTTCCCAGGACCCAAAGGTGACCGGGGCATGGGAGGTGTTCCTGGGGCTCTTGGACCAAGAGGGGAGAAAGGACCAATAGGTGCCCCAGGAATAGGGGGTCCTCCAGGAGAGCCAGGCCTGCCTGGAATCCCAGGTCCTATGGGCCCTCCAGGTGCTATTGGTTTTCCTGGACCCAAAGGAGAAGGTGGGATTGTAGGGCCACAGGGGCCACCAGGTCCCAAGGGTGAGCCAGGGCTTCAAGGCTTCCCAGGAAAGCCAGGTTTCCTTGGTGAAGTAGGGCCTCCTGGCATGAGGGGTTTGCCAGGTCCCATAGGGCCCAAGGGGGAAGCTGGGCAAAAAGGTGTACCAGGACTCCCTGGTGTTCCAGGGCTTCTCGGACCTAAGGGAGAGCCAGGAATCCCAGGGGATCAGGGTTTACAGGGCCCCCCAGGTATCCCAGGGATTGGGGGCCCTAGTGGCCCCATTGGACCACCTGGGATTCCAGGCCCCAAAGGGGAGCCGGGCCTCCCAGGGCCCCCTGGGTTCCCTGGTATAGGGAAACCCGGAGTGGCAGGACTTCATGGCCCCCCAGGGAAGCCTGGTGCCCTTGGtcctcaaggccagcctggccttcCAGGACCCCCAGGCCCTCCAGGACCTCCAGGACCCCCAGCTGTGATGCCCCCTACACCACCACCCCAGGGAGAGTATCTGCCAGATATGGGGCTGGGAATTGATGGCGTGAAACCCCCCCATGCCTACGGGGCTAAGAAAGGCAAGAATGGAGGGCCAGCCTATGAGATGCCTGCATTTACCGCCGAGCTAACCGCACCTTTCCCACCGGTGGGGGCCCCAGTGAAGTTTAACAAACTGCTGTATAACGGCAGACAGAACTACAACCCGCAGACAGGCATCTTCACCTGTGAGGTCCCTGGTGTCTACTACTTTGCATACCACGTTCACTGCAAGGGGGGCAACGTGTGGGTTGCTCTATTCAAGAACAACGAGCCCGTGATGTACACGTACGACGAGTACAAAAAGGGCTTCCTGGACCAGGCATCTGGGAGTGCAGTGCTGCTGCTCAGGCCCGGAGACCGGGTGTTCCTCCAGATGCCCTCAGAACAGGCTGCAGGACTGTATGCCGGGCAGTATGTCCACTCCTCCTTTTCAGGATATTTATTGTATcccatgtaa